The Paramisgurnus dabryanus chromosome 3, PD_genome_1.1, whole genome shotgun sequence genome includes a window with the following:
- the elob gene encoding elongin-B: protein MDVFLMIRRHKTTIFTDAKESTTVYELKRIVEGILKRAPEDQRLYKDDMLLEDSKTLGDSGFTNQTARPQAPATVGLAFRISDDAFEPLRIEAFSSPPELPDVMKPQDSGSTANEQAVQ from the exons ATG GACGTGTTTTTAATGATCAGACGTCACAAGACAACCATCTTTACAGATGCTAAGGAGTCTACCACAGTTTATGAGCTAAAGCGAATTGTGGAGGGCATCCTAAAGCGAGCACCAGAGGATCAAAGGCTCTACAAG GATGACATGTTGCTAGAAGATAGTAAGACTCTTGGAGACTCTGGATTCACAAATCAGACAGCAAGGCCTCAGGCTCCTGCCACAGTAGGACTGGCTTTTCGCATCAGTG ATGATGCCTTTGAGCCACTAAGAATAGAGGCTTTTTCCAGCCCCCCTGAGCTTCCTGATGTTATGAAGCCTCAAGACTCGGGCAGCACTGCCAACGAACAAGCCGTGCAGTGA
- the LOC135760153 gene encoding uncharacterized protein isoform X2 — protein MPVCSAYKCKKRSDREYKEAYNRGEFSFHKFPLADGLRVREWLRRMRWQNWWPTGNSVLCSDHFEKDCFEQMGSHKRLRRNAVPTIFNFPKHLQWKVPAVKRRSLNRKPVEVPIIPKTVTRLEGKFVPVTHLDTDGSSHGPLHAGSFHDDYCKPQSIQWMKLTEGDDDEVDDTSEPENDVTNDDASIENSNAQYIRVTERWQWLSIDVTGPFQENKGPYSHIVVICDYYTKWIEIFPSEKPNSDSIALLMCDAISRYGFPLGFLTPWGARGIQVRTVNRALNNIMKMELSLVSRHHQASQLEPHTQYHIVNMVENLVKKYPESWHVHLPVSVLRFNCSVHPETKFRPLCLHRSEGNKPFTSPRDQPLSEDDLAKYTFKIEKPNPSKEIKALKRIPRESADCIVVS, from the exons ATGCCAGTCTGTTCAGCTTATAAGTGCAAGAAGCGTTCAGATAGGGAATATAAAGAGGCATACAACAGGGGCGAGTTTTCCTTTCACAA ATTCCCATTAGCTGATGGATTGAGAGTGAGAGAATGGCTCCGGCGGATGAGATGGCAGAACTGGTGGCCAACTGGAAACTCTGTCCTATGCTCGGATCACTTTGAGAAAGACTGCTTTGAACAAATGGGAAGTCATAAACGATTGCGTCGCAATGCTGTCCCAACTATCTTTAATTTCCCTAAACACCTCCAATGGAAG GTGCCAGCTGTCAAGAGAAGATCTCTG aaTCGTAAGCCAGTAGAAGTGCCTATCATACCAAAAACAGTGACACG GCTTGAGGGAAAGTTTGTTCCTGTGACTCATCTGGATACTGATGGTTCCAGTCATGGCCCTCTTCATGCTGGTAGCTTCCATGATGACTACTGTAAACCGCAG AGCATACAGTGGATGAAGCTTACTGAGGGTGATGATGATGAGGTTGATGACACCAGT gAACCTGAAAATGATGTCACCAATGATGACGCATCTATAGAAAATTCAAACGCTCAATATATAAGG GTGACCGAGAGATGGCAGTGGCTAAGTATAGATGTAACAGGGCCATTTCAAGAAAACAAGGGCCCCTATAGCCACATAGTGGTCATCTGTGATTATTACACCAAGTGGATTGAAATATTTCCATCGGAAAAGCCCAATTCAGATTCCATAGCGCTCCTTATGTGTGATGCCATTTCCCGTTATGGTTTTCCTTTGGGATTTCTCACACCGTGGGGTGCCAGAGGGATTCAGGTCAGAACG GTTAATAGAGCACTAAATAATATTATGAAGATGGAGCTTTCGCTTGTCTCTCGTCATCATCAGGCTTCACAGCTAGAGCCTCACACCCAATATCACATTGTCAA TATGGTGGAAAATCTGGTAAAGAAGTATCCAGAAAGTTGGCATGTACATTTACCGGTCAGTGTGCTGCGTTTCAACTGCAGTGTTCACCCAGAGACCAAATTCAGACCTCTGTGCCTCCATCGCTCTGAAGGAAACAAACCCTTTACATCTCCCAGAGATCAGCCA cTCAGTGAAGATGACCTTGCAAAGTACACATTCAAAATAGAGAAACCCAACCCTTCAAAAGAAATTAAGGCACTGAAACGAATACCCA GAGAGTCAGCTGACTGCATTGTTGTATCATGA
- the LOC135760153 gene encoding uncharacterized protein isoform X1, producing MPVCSAYKCKKRSDGAYKEAYKRGEFSFHTFPLADGLRVREWLRRMRWQNWWPTGNSVLCSDHFEKDCFEQMGSHKRLRRNAVPTIFNFPKHLQWKVPAVKRRSLNRKPVEVPIIPKTVTRLEGKFVPVTHLDTDGSSHGPLHAGSFHDDYCKPQSIQWMKLTEGDDDEVDDTSEPENDVTNDDASIENSNAQYIRVTERWQWLSIDVTGPFQENKGPYSHIVVICDYYTKWIEIFPSEKPNSDSIALLMCDAISRYGFPLGFLTPWGARGIQVRTVNRALNNIMKMELSLVSRHHQASQLEPHTQYHIVNMVENLVKKYPESWHVHLPVSVLRFNCSVHPETKFRPLCLHRSEGNKPFTSPRDQPLSEDDLAKYTFKIEKPNPSKEIKALKRIPRESADCIVVS from the exons ATTCCCATTAGCTGATGGATTGAGAGTGAGAGAATGGCTCCGGCGGATGAGATGGCAGAACTGGTGGCCAACTGGAAACTCTGTCCTATGCTCGGATCACTTTGAGAAAGACTGCTTTGAACAAATGGGAAGTCATAAACGATTGCGTCGCAATGCTGTCCCAACTATCTTTAATTTCCCTAAACACCTCCAATGGAAG GTGCCAGCTGTCAAGAGAAGATCTCTG aaTCGTAAGCCAGTAGAAGTGCCTATCATACCAAAAACAGTGACACG GCTTGAGGGAAAGTTTGTTCCTGTGACTCATCTGGATACTGATGGTTCCAGTCATGGCCCTCTTCATGCTGGTAGCTTCCATGATGACTACTGTAAACCGCAG AGCATACAGTGGATGAAGCTTACTGAGGGTGATGATGATGAGGTTGATGACACCAGT gAACCTGAAAATGATGTCACCAATGATGACGCATCTATAGAAAATTCAAACGCTCAATATATAAGG GTGACCGAGAGATGGCAGTGGCTAAGTATAGATGTAACAGGGCCATTTCAAGAAAACAAGGGCCCCTATAGCCACATAGTGGTCATCTGTGATTATTACACCAAGTGGATTGAAATATTTCCATCGGAAAAGCCCAATTCAGATTCCATAGCGCTCCTTATGTGTGATGCCATTTCCCGTTATGGTTTTCCTTTGGGATTTCTCACACCGTGGGGTGCCAGAGGGATTCAGGTCAGAACG GTTAATAGAGCACTAAATAATATTATGAAGATGGAGCTTTCGCTTGTCTCTCGTCATCATCAGGCTTCACAGCTAGAGCCTCACACCCAATATCACATTGTCAA TATGGTGGAAAATCTGGTAAAGAAGTATCCAGAAAGTTGGCATGTACATTTACCGGTCAGTGTGCTGCGTTTCAACTGCAGTGTTCACCCAGAGACCAAATTCAGACCTCTGTGCCTCCATCGCTCTGAAGGAAACAAACCCTTTACATCTCCCAGAGATCAGCCA cTCAGTGAAGATGACCTTGCAAAGTACACATTCAAAATAGAGAAACCCAACCCTTCAAAAGAAATTAAGGCACTGAAACGAATACCCA GAGAGTCAGCTGACTGCATTGTTGTATCATGA